A single region of the Aquarana catesbeiana isolate 2022-GZ linkage group LG07, ASM4218655v1, whole genome shotgun sequence genome encodes:
- the LOC141102448 gene encoding olfactory receptor 5V1-like produces the protein MRNLTKIITLILVGLSDHPPTMNGLFVLFLLIYLMTLIINLIIFFLVLTDYHLHNPMYFFLSNLAFLDMSYSSVSGPRMLFNLVTKKQSISLPACTAQVFFYVYFTCSEVLLLSAMSYDRYIAICKPLHYTQIMSWRICSHLSVIIWVFGFIYSLVHTLCSLRLSFCGPNSIHSFFCDLPHLFQITCTDPTINIVLVFALGGSVGLTAFLFTFLPYVRIISTILHIRGKTGKLKAFSTCTSHLLVVFIFYGSIIFIYFVPTSTNMFGINKLFSVITALINPLLNPLIYSLRNNDLKAAFRRALNH, from the coding sequence ATGAGAAATCTCACAAAGATTATCACTCTTATTCTTGTGGGTCTATCAGACCATCCACCAACCATGAATGGACTTTTTGTGCTCTTCCTTCTGATCTATCTGATGACTCTTATCATAAACCTCATTATATTTTTCTTGGTCCTTACTGACTACCATCTGCACaacccaatgtatttttttctcagCAATTTGGCATTTCTGGACATGTCTTATTCGTCAGTGAGTGGACCAAGGATGCTCTTCAACTTGGTCACCAAAAAACAATCAATATCCCTCCCTGCCTGTACAGCCCAAGTCTTTTTCTATGTCTATTTTACTTGCTCTGAGGTCCTATTGCTCTCAGCTATGTCCTATGACCGGTACATCGCCATCTGCAAACCtctacattacacacaaattatgtccTGGAGGATTTGCAGTCATTTATCTGTTATAATTTGGGTCTTTGGGTTTATTTATTCCTTGGTTCATACACTTTGTTCGCTCAGGTTGTCCTTCTGTGGTCCAAATTCCATCCACAGCTTCTTCTGTGACCTCCCACACTTGTTCCAGATCACATGTACTGACCCAACAATAAACATAGTGCTCGTTTTTGCATTGGGCGGCAGTGTGGGATTAACTGCTTTTCTTTTCACATTTCTTCCATATGTTAGAATTATCAGTACAATTCTCCACATTCGTGGCAAAACTGGAAAGCTGAAAGCATTCTCTACCTGCACATCGCACCTCTTGGTGGTCTTCATCTTCTATGGCTccataatttttatttactttgttcCCACTTCCACTAATATGTTTGGCATAAACAAGCTGTTTTCAGTCATAACTGCCCTCATTAACCCTTTGCTTAATCCTCTGATCTACAGCCTGAGGAATAACGACCTTAAGGCAGCATTCAGGAGGGCTTTAAATCACTGA